A window from Engraulis encrasicolus isolate BLACKSEA-1 chromosome 13, IST_EnEncr_1.0, whole genome shotgun sequence encodes these proteins:
- the LOC134460526 gene encoding E3 ubiquitin-protein ligase TRIM35-like: protein MSSSLQEDLTCPVCADIFKDPVVLSCSHSVCNICVQQYWETTGSRQCPVCKSNSADTPTASFALKNLCELYLKEKGQSRGQCKLHKMHFELFCYNDKELVCQSCEDSKVHKHHRCTPIDRAATDVKEELMVKLQGKLKDYEQTKEDCHKTILHIKTQSKQTEKQIKRVFAELHQFLRDEEKSRIAALREDEKLKSLMMKKQIEKMNTEITSLPVTIRVIKEEMTEDDLTFLSEHKPTAALTPECYSRVQCTLQDPERFSSALINVAKHLGNLKFRVWEKMQEIVRYSPVVLDPNTAYSGLVLSEDLTSMRRIDERQQLPDNPERFDRYLTVLGPEGFMSGTHSWEVEVGANSCWSVGVMTESVQRKGECASKRGQWFFWHKDGKYWVCSTPRPSAPLQVRHRLRRIRVQLDWDRGELAFSDPDHNTYLHTITHAFTEKVFPSFSIGGKHVPLSISPLKTSFAEEEHSTASSSSANRRLWYSEKLHLLKKKLSIDIFKDPVVLSCSHSVCNICVQHYWESKGSTKCPVCKVKSTDTPTASFALKNLCELYLKEKGQLQGRCKLHKLRLEMFCYNDKELVCLICQESKVHKDHKCIPIDTAATDVKEELMVKLQKKLKDYEKARDDCHKTIMHIKVR from the exons ATGTCCTCGTCACTGCAAGAGGACCTCACCTGTCCCGTGTGCGCTGACATCTTCAAGGACCCCGTGGTGTTGTCCTGCAGCCACAGCGTGTGTAACATCTGTGTCCAGCAGTACTGGGAGACCACGGGCTCCAGACAGTGTCCAGTCTGCAAGAGCAACTCCGCCGACACTCCCACCGCCAGCTTCGCTCTGAAAAACCTGTGCGAGCTCTACTTGAAGGAGAAAGGACAGTCACGCGGGCAGTGTAAACTGCACAAGATGCATTTTGAGCTTTTCTGTTACAATGACAAAGAGCTTGTGTGTCAGTCGTGCGAAGACTCCAAAGTGCACAAGCATCACAGGTGCACTCCTATTGACAGAGCAGCAACTGACGTCAAG GAGGAGCTGATGGTGAAACTGCAGGGGAAGCTGAAGGACTATGAGCAAACTAAAGAGGATTGCCATAAAACCATTTTGCACATCAAG ACTCAGTCGAAACAAACTGAGAAACAGATCAAGAGGGTCTTTGCTGAGCTTCACCAGTTTCTGCGAGACGAAGAGAAGTCGAGAATAGCTGCCCTGAGGGAAGACGAGAAGCTGAAGAGTTTGATGATGAAGAAACAGATTGAGAAGATGAACACTGAGATCACGTCTCTGCCGGTAACAATCAGAGTCATAAAAGAGGAGATGACAGAGGATGACCTCACATTTCT CTCTGAACAcaaacccacagcagcactgactcctgaatgttattccagagtCCAGTGCACACTTCAGGATCCAGAGAGGTTTTCCAgcgctctgatcaatgtggcaaagcacctgggcaacctgaagttcagagtctgggagaagatgcaggagatCGTGCGAtact ctcctgttgttttggatcccaacactgcataCTCGGGACTCGTgctgtctgaggatctgaccagcATGAGGCGAATCGATGAGAGGCAACAGCTTCCCGATAACCCAGAGAGATTTGACAGATACCTTACCGTGCTGGGCCCTGAGGGCTTCATGTCCGGGACACACAGCTGGGAGGTGGAGGTTGGGGCAAATTCGTGCTGGAGCGTGGGCGTGATGACAGAGTCCGTGCAGCGGAAAGGAGAGTGTGCCTCCAAAAGAGGGCAGTGGTTCTTCTGGCATAAAGACGGCAAATACTGGGTGTGCTCCACCCCGAGGCCCTCTGCTCCCCTGCAG GTCAGACACCGGCTGAGGAGGATccgagtgcagctggactgggacaggggCGAGCTGGCATTCTCAGACCCTGACCATAACACGTACCTGCACACCATCACACACGCTTTCACTGAGAAGGTGTTTCCCTCATTTAGCATTGGAGGCAAGCACGTTCCTCTGAGCATCAGTCCTCTGAAGACCTCA TTTGCAGAGGAAGAGCACAGCACCGCGTCTTCTTCCTCTGCAAACAGAAGACTGTGGTactctgaaaagctgcacctgctgaaaaagaagctTTCAAT TGACATCTTCAAGGACCCCGTGGTGTTGTCCTGCAGCCACAGCGTGTGTAACATCTGTGTCCAGCATTACTGGGAGAGCAAAGGCTCCACTAAGTGTCCCGTCTGCAAGGTCAAATCCACAGACACCCCCACCGCAAGCTTCGCTCTCAAAAACCTGTGCGAACTTTACTTGAAAGAGAAAGGACagttacaag GTCGGTGTAAGCTCCACAAGCTGCGTCTTGAGATGTTCTGTTACAATGACAAGGAGCTTGTGTGCTTGATCTGCCAAGAATCAAAAGTACACAAGGATCACAAGTGTATTCCCATTGATACAGCAGCGACTGACGTCAAG GAGGAGCTGATGGTCAAACTGCAGAAGAAACTGAAGGACTACGAAAAGGCCAGAGATGACTGCCATAAAACCATCATGCACATTAAGGTGAGGTAG